GATCACAGTAAGATAGGACCCTCACTGACAGGGTTTGAGGCGTTATCAGTCAGCCATGGCCTCGCAGGTGTGtccagcagcaggcaggcccgCTCAGACTCACACTGAGACCCAGAGCAATATCTCTAATGCTGGGAAACGGGGCCACCCAGCATCCGCCTCCGCGGGGTCTGAGCTCGGGCCTCAAGCAATATGAAACTTCACCCTACTTTAGAAATCGTTGAAAAAACCTGCTTTGGACAGTaaatgaaaccaaaaaaaataaaatagcataCCTCGCAGAACGGactaagttttgatttggtgccAGCCTCAGTCTGTTTCATCCCCTCCTGATTTATCCAACTCAGACACAGAAGAGAATTTGAATGAAAAATTACAGGATgggaaaaacatacatttcaacaGCCTCTTTGACTCAGCAGTCATGCAAGACAGACTATTCAACAATAGTCAATTTCTAAGTATTTCCAGCTGTttcattgtattattgtttgttaAGATCACAAATTATATGAAAGTTATATATTTTACCTATACTTTTTGGCTGCTAATGGTTTGTGTAGTACAAACTCGACTGTAGAAAGCGCATCAGACACTACAGTGTAATTTCACACACAGGTGTAGCCGagtttgtgatgtcatcaacTATGAAGTGCCGCAAGGCCATGTCTGTCACAGAAGGAAAGCAGCGCCCCTGGCGACCGTATGAATTTGAAACTACACTGTCACCTGCTGGTCTACAAGGGTAATACACAGACATCATATTTGAAGAGACTATTTTACTGTCCTCGTCTAGTTCTAGGAAATAGCGACACCGCCCGgtatataagtatataagtCCACCATGTTCAGATAATACGAATGATCttaatttgctttttttatgtaatgtacTATACTAAGGGGATTATGACAATTTTAAACAGCGAATTACAATTGGCAGGTACATGTATGGCTATAGGTCTgggaataataatttgaaatgtCTTAAATGAATGAGCTGATTGAAACTATATGTATGTAGTGGTTGATTGACCGGACTGCATAGTTGCTGTCGTGTCCCTGACGAGCCGCCGTAGACTAGAGACTGCGTACCTTTTCTTTGTACGTCCGGCGGAAGTCCGCAGCAGAAGCGACGCACAGCGAGGAAGTGGAGGCCGGCGCTGTTTACCTCCTGTCCGCCGGGCAGCAATGACACCCGCGGGGGCTGCGTGTAGATAAAGGGCATCCAGAAATAAAACCCTGTGTTCCtttaattatcaatgtatttgtttttaagaataaCACCCTGCCCGGACTGCCAGGATTGAGAGAGAACGGCAGGGGATCCTCGGTTCGTCTCGGCTTTTGGGCGAGTCTGCCCAGGGCTGTCTGTCAGTCCGTCCGTCTGTCAGTCTCGTAGTTCTGTAGCTGTAGAGCTAATTAGTGTCCGGAGTCATGGCAACCAGGCGTCTAACTGATGCCTTCTTGTTAATGAGGAACAATTCTATCCAAAACCGGCAGATATTGGCTGAGCAAGTGAGTACTTTCGACCACCGAGCTCTGAGTACACGTAGCAATGCTGCGGTGAGTCCACTCATCCCGACCGTTGTGCATTGTTGATTTCCCCTCTTTCTCggtgtgcatttgtttgtttgtttgtttgttttggtttattatttgtattgaccTCGACGTGTGTGGAAATGCATTTGGTTTGCATGCTGTAACTGCGTGGTCACTTGTCAAACATTCACCCTATTTCTCACCTGTCTCGGTTacaaacctgtgtgtgtgtgtaggtgcgtgtgcgtgtgcgtgtgtgtgtgtgtgtgctgctgctgctgctgctgctggtgggGTCGGGCTCATTGTGATGGTAGCAGTGCAGTTAATCACCAAACACGTAGCTGACATGTTGGGAGTCGTCAGGTGGTACCTCTCTCAGCAGCATGCAGTAGCGCTGCTTTATCCTGTTCGCACCTCGGATGAACCGCGGACGAGCTGTCGGCACACACGCAGGCCGCTGAGCAGTGTCGCCACCCGGGCTGCTCATGTCAGCCGCCTCGGGAATTGTCCAGTCCAGGGCCGCACTGCCGAACGCCTCGGTGCTGCATGCAGAAATACCTCGGCTGTGAGAGGTCAAGTCCCACTGGACTTTGTCTGTAAAATCGTGTCTTGTCACAATTTCCATGCTGCCTTTAGTTATTACACTTGACTTCAAACATAAGCTTCTCTCAGAGAATATATACTCAATGCTTTTTATTGTATGTGTTTACATATGTATagatacaattatttttcataaagGGGTGCATGCTACTGTGGTGCAGTAGTATAAGCATTCTCGGGTTTAGTGCAAACTATTCATTCTGTAGTTGCTATGTGCAGTGGAGTTCTAGAACATGGATGTTCCGTGACCACGCTCTTCTCTGCtgccacagtgcagtgtgtgggggTCACTGCAAGACTGTGGCAGCTAGCCGACATTGGGGCTCTTCAGTGTAAGACTAGTACCAGCCCAGAACAAGGAGGCCTGCCAGCCTCTAAGCCAGTGTGATAGGAGTCCTGCCTGTCTCCAGATCAGTTTAGCTGTGCTCTGCTGTACATTGTGTGCAATGAGGGTTCGTGTAAAGGCTCATCCTTCCCGTATGTGGGCTGTGTTCACGAGTCTCCTGTATGACATCTGTGCTGTTTGAAACCTGTAATACTGTAGATTTGGGTCTGGGAATCAGACACAACATAGGTAGGATGGCCAGTATAGCCACAGAGTCCCTGCTGTTTAGAGTCCCGGGTTAGGACCAGTTACAGGGGACCCAGGGGTGGAAACAGACCCGTGGACAGTGTAGTGTGTAATCAGATGGGGACCCTATGACTCCCCCCCGCAGCCTGGGAGGCTGTGGATGTCACCACTGTGAAAGCCCCTTAACACAGCCCTCCCAGGGACTTGGCTCATCTCTCCTCCCGTCCTGCGGCTTCCGATTTTGCAGTTACATGGATAACTTAATTGTTCtgtttcgtgtgtgtgtgtgtatgtgtgcgtgcgtgcatgcacGCATTTGTCTGTATGTGGGGtttgctctccctctctctttgccCCATCCCGTGGCCATGGTGGACATGGAGGCCAGAATGTCCACACAGAGGTCATTAACCAATCATTGCCTTCACACCAATCACACTtccctctctgctgtcctctttACTGTAATCTCTTCCTCCTGCACACTACGCTGCCGGCCTTTGTGTATCTGTGCTCTGTGCGTGTCAGTCTAGGGCTGCTAGTGACTGCTATGGAGGGCTGGTGTCTCCTTTCCCACTGCCTCCAGTGAGGGAGATGCATTCAGACATTCTCTGCCCTCTGGAGTTTTGGGTGGCAATTTCACAGTGATTCAAAGCTACTGCAGAATGTGTGCTTCTGAATTTATTgacataattgtattattatttaaagtcaGAAGcaagatataattatttttgcatcatgatttaaatatcttgctgagcagcagcacacacAATCAGTACAGTCACAGAGACCTGCTAACAGAACTGACTGTGGCTCTCAGCTTGCATTCGTtacatattttgtgtgtgtgtgtgtgtgtgtgtgtgtgtgcgtgtgtgcttgTGTACAATGTTGTTCTGCATGCAGTTGCACTTTGCTGTATGTTGGCTCTGTGTGGGGTGCAGGACGGGTGAGGGTGGAGTGAGTGAGAGGGGTGGGCGAGGATAGCAGTAACCCAGAGCTCTGTAATGGCGCATGTCTGCAGCTAAATGAAAAATGCAATGTGCTACTAAtgttcttggctgaggtgacgATCAGTGCAGGGGGTTGGGCTGtgtgttcttgtgtgtgtgtagtgtgtcacTGTAGTGTTGATGGcaggtgtgctgtgtgttgaggCCGGCTGTGCAGTGTGGTGTTGAGGTGCTGCTCGGGCTCGGGCTGACTTGCTCTCACTCTCCTGTCCTtctcactcctctcttctcaTTGGATGGGGCTCTGCTGGGATCTGCCAATCACCTTAGGAGCTGGATGAGGTACTGTCCAATCACATTCTCTATCtccttttatgttttattgttgggggCAGGGGCCTTCTCTGAACATTGTGTAAAGCTTGCACTCTGTGCTGAGAAAATCTCTTTCTGATTCTGTGATTTACAACTGATTCGTAACCTTTTCCCTATGCCATCATACAGTGTTTTCTGAAGAATACCTTGAAAATACTTGGGACAAATGAGTAGCCCAGCTAGTACTGTGTGGtcattgatgatgatgatgatgattatgattattattaaggaAGAATAGCTGTCACTAGTTTCTGCAAGCTTATAACCAAACCAAACCTTATAGCCAAAGGGGAGCTTAAGCTGTTAGAAAAATACTGAATGCATTGTCTTTGTCTCCAAGCAAACACACCTCAGAACTTGgtatattacatttgtttttctatttttttcccccactctccTTGTCTTCACCCCTTACCTCTCTCCCCATCCAACTTCCCtcaaaccccccccaccccccgcctcTCTCCCAGCTGGCTGATGACCGCATGGCCCTGGTGTCAGGGATCAGTTTGGACCCAGAGGCTGCCATCGGGGTCACCAAAAGACTGCCTCCCAAATGGGTAGACGGAGTGGACGAGGTGAGGGCGAGAGGAGGATGGGGATGCAGACAGGAGTATAGAAAACTAGACACAGATGGCTATAATCTGAGGGCTATAGTTGTAAAGgaaggcaggcagacagacaggcagggatTAATTCATTTATTCGCACACCTGagtctggggaaaaaaaacatgtgagTCACACCGATTTGTTTTAGTTCTAGTAAAAGTTGTTTCTTTAACATCTCAGCTATTGGCTCTGTCAACTGATTGAGGTGTACCAACCTTTGTCGCCGTAGAGATCAGTGAGGGTGGGAGGGCATGGTCTCACTGTctgactgtctgtgtctgtctgtgtctgtctgtgtctgtctgtgtgtcggcTCCATCCCCCACAGATCCAGTATGACATCACGCGCATCCGGCAGAAGATGAAGGAGCTGGCCAGCCTGCATGACAAGCACATGAACCGGCCCACGCTGGACGACAGCAGCGAGGAGGAGCACGCCATCGAGATCGCCACGCAGGAGATCACACAGGTACGGGGCAGTGCAGCAGAAACGTTGCACGGCAACACGACGGCAGGAAACgtacagcaacaaaaacacaGCACAGTAACAACACCTCCTCTCCCCAcctcccctctctccatctctccagaTGTTCCACCGCTGTCAGCGGGCGGTGGTGGGCCTGCAGCGGTGCTGTGGTCACTGCACAGAGCAGGAGGAGCGGCTGCTGCGGAACGTGCTGTCCTCGCTGGCGCAGAGCCTGCAGGAGCTCTCCACCGGATTCAGACACACGCAGTCCAGCTACCTCAAACGTGAGTCTCACCCCCTTCTCTCTGCCCCCCTGGACCTCTCAGTCTCTGCACTGTTCTGCCTTTCtttcaattaaatttaaaaaacctTTATTGCCATGAATAACTGACATCCGTTTTGCCAAAGCATTGACAGACAatgctttgtctctctctcttgttgtATCCTCCTTCTGCCCTTTGGT
The genomic region above belongs to Amia ocellicauda isolate fAmiCal2 chromosome 4, fAmiCal2.hap1, whole genome shotgun sequence and contains:
- the stx16 gene encoding syntaxin-16 isoform X1; amino-acid sequence: MATRRLTDAFLLMRNNSIQNRQILAEQLADDRMALVSGISLDPEAAIGVTKRLPPKWVDGVDEIQYDITRIRQKMKELASLHDKHMNRPTLDDSSEEEHAIEIATQEITQMFHRCQRAVVGLQRCCGHCTEQEERLLRNVLSSLAQSLQELSTGFRHTQSSYLKRMKNREERSKHFFDTSGPLVEEDEDDALYDRGFTDDQLVLVEQNTVLVEEREREIRQIVQSISDLNEIFRDLASMVVEQGTVLDRIDFNVEQACVKTEDGLKQLQKAEQYQKKNRKMLVIFILFVIVIVLILVLIAVKAT